The genomic window CCCGACAAAAGCCTGCAACAAGCGTATGCTGATCCACTCATGGCGATACGCATTCCTCTCATACCGCGTTTTTTTCAACCGCTGCTGAAACTCGTCGCAGGCTTTACCCAGATCATGCAGCAGCCCGGCCATACAGGATAAAATACGAACAGCCCAAAGGCTGCTCCAGTCATTTTCATCGCTCTGTCGCAAAATGTCCCGTTTGGTCCAATTTGTGGGAACAGCACCGCTGCCATTGAATCTTTGGGCGTTGCCAACGATCCAGAGGAGTTCCGTCCTGTTGCTGCCTCGCACCCAATGACATGCGACCGCCGTATTGCGGCGGGCACTCCTGCCAAGCAGGTTGCGCAAGGTTTTGAGACCGGCGTTTGTGATGGGTGTCTGCCAGACCCGTTCACCACGACGTTCGGCAAACTGGTCCAGTATACGACGCGTCTCCGGCAACGCCCTGCCGGAACACTCTGATACAAGAATAATGTTCATTGCACTGCTGAGGGAACGCGTTTGGCAATGATCTTGAGACCGTCGATAATATGGTCCAGAGCCTCAGCGCGAACAAATGCGGCAATGCAGGCCTCACGAAAATCCTGATTTGTGTCCCCTTTTGCGGCAGAGAGAAAAGCCAACGGCAGCACGACAGCATCTTTCACAATGTCTGCGGCATCAAAGACCAGACCGCCCCGTCGTGTCTTTCCATGCAGAACCGAAAGACCGTGAGGCAAACCAAGCACCCACGTTGCCGTGGCACCAAGACCATAGGCAAGATAGTTCCCGTGATCCAAAAAACTGTTGGCCGGGTCGAACCCTCTGCCGCGTTTGGAACGGGAAAATTGTCCGTATCCCGTATAAGCGGCAATCATTTTGTACAATGCCTTGGTCAGTCTAGCTTCTTCAGTAAGTAATGATTGGGAATCTTGCACTGCGGCAATCCTGCTCTGCGATTCAACGATCAGAGTAGAAACAGACTCCGTCACAGAAGAGTCAATGTCAGGATTATTTGTCCATTGAGATATAAT from Desulfovibrio oxyclinae DSM 11498 includes these protein-coding regions:
- the cas1f gene encoding type I-F CRISPR-associated endonuclease Cas1f codes for the protein MQSISSSELKTILHSKRANIYYLEYCRVLVNGGRVEYVTDEGRRSLYWNIPIANTTSILLGTGTSITQAAMREFSKAGVLVGFCGGGGTPLFSSMENDFEVAWFSPQSEYRPTEYLQRWVRFWFTEELRLQAAKILQKLRHEFIISQWTNNPDIDSSVTESVSTLIVESQSRIAAVQDSQSLLTEEARLTKALYKMIAAYTGYGQFSRSKRGRGFDPANSFLDHGNYLAYGLGATATWVLGLPHGLSVLHGKTRRGGLVFDAADIVKDAVVLPLAFLSAAKGDTNQDFREACIAAFVRAEALDHIIDGLKIIAKRVPSAVQ